The proteins below are encoded in one region of Homo sapiens chromosome 2, GRCh38.p14 Primary Assembly:
- the LOC124905948 gene encoding uncharacterized protein LOC124905948 codes for MRKSTRLPGPKTFSTSLSPPSSVQNSWLQTHLRGRTILSHSSSPREDPAQRRGLTQHIGTVPEIRSWLSSYERPTPAPPSVTQAAAAEAAAALQPDKRPKEVQPRGSWRPSRAGRKTNFLSPALPPRPPLPWGPPSKARSRPVWWWLDRGVPEEPASPRLLCGVFAKDSWALRCLQPLLQEVGPKQACRIHYRIPAFPQSLPVFCAGPCLAFPRRDAKTPGSLLSVSLQGAAAFPAAGRLLIGDMYMDEDGTPPASPRWEACPPEGAVPRTSKTAGGAEGSDKAVM; via the exons ATGAGAAAGAGCACCAGGCTACCAGGTCCAAAGACTTTCTCaacttccctttctcctcccagCAGCGTCCAAAATTCTTGGCTGCAAACTCACCTGCGTGGGCGCACGATTTTATCTCACTCGAGTTCTCCTCGCGAAG ACCCAGCCCAGCGGCGGGGTTTGACTCAGCACATAGGCACGGTCCCTGAAATCAGATCGTGGCTCTCGAGCTACGAGCgacccacccccgccccaccctCCGTCACCCAGGCGGCAGCCGCAGAGGCAGCTGCGGCGCTCCAACCCGACAAGCGTCCCAAGGAGGTGCAGCCCCGGGGAAGCTGGCGACCCTCCCGAGCTGGGAGAAAGACAAACTTCCTCTCGCCCGCACTGCCCCCACGTCCACCGCTGCCCTGGGGGCCCCCTTCGAAGGCGAGGTCACGGCCCGTTTGGTGGTGGCTTGACCGGGGCGTCCCAGAGGAGCCAGCAAGCCCTCGCCTCCTCTGTGGGGTGTTTGCCAAGGACAGCTGGGCTCTGCGCTGCTTGCAGCCGCTGCTCCAGGAAGTCGGCCCCAAGCAGGCTTGCAGGATTCACTATAGAATCCCTGCCTTTCCCCAGAGCCTGCCGGTGTTCTGCGCAGGGCCCTGCCTCGCCTTCCCACGGAGGGACGCGAAGACCCCGGGGTCTCTTCTTTCAGTTTCGCTCCAAGGTGCAGCCGCTTTCCCGGCAGCGGGACGTCTTTTAATTGGGGACATGTATATGGATGAGGATGGCACTCCGCCAGCAAGCCCCAGGTGGGAAGCATGCCCTCCGGAGGGAGCTGTGCCTAGAACGTCGAAGACAGCAGGAGGAGCTGAAGGCTCTGACAAGGCCGTCATGTAA